The window AAACCCTGCATTCATTTTTCTTGATTTCTTTCACTACGCCGATTATCATTTTTCCTCCAATTGGTTTTTAAAATGGCGAACATATATCCACCTTTGACCCATATAATAAATTATTTTTGAATAGTTGTCAAATGGTTGAAAATAATTTAAAAAAAATGTATGATGAACAGGCGAAATCACAGTCCACTTTAGGAAGGACGTGGAAAAAATACATGATAATCATTGGTGAAAGAATAAATGCAAGCCGTAAAACCATTTTTGAAACAATTGAGAAAAAGGATGTTAATTTCATTCAGCAGGAAGCAATAAATCAGGTAAATGCAGGCGCGCATTATCTTGATGTAAATTGCGGCACAAATATTAAAGACGAACCCAAAAACATGGAGTGGCTTGTGCCCGTCATCCAGGAAGTTGTTGATGTTCATCTGGTAATTGACAGCCCAAACCCGGAAGCGCTGGATAGCGGCCTCAAACTCTGCAAACATAAACCGATAGTAAATTCGATAACTGCAGAAAAAGAACGGATAAAAAATATCGCGCCGCTGGTTGAAAAATATAATGCAGATGTTATTGCTCTTACTATAATAGAGGAAGGAATGCCGCATACAGCCCTGGAACGTTTAGATATTGCAAAAAAAATCATCGATTCGGTCAAAACTGCATGAACTACATAACCGCTTTTAAAGAAGGAAAATATTGACATTTCTATTGGATTTTGTTATAAAAATGAACCTAAAACAACGGTGCGGTACCCAAGTGGCAAGGGAACAGTCTGCAAAACTGTGATTCGCCGGTTCAAATCCGGCCCGCACCTTTTTATGGAGACGGGCGATTAGCTCAGTTGGATAGAGCACTACCTTGACATGGTAGGGGTCACAGGTTCAAGTCCTGTATCGCCCATATAGGTAAGTATCCCGATCACGTTTAAAGGAAAAATCGGGAAATCATATATGGAAAATTTGGAATTGGAAAAACTCAGGCATTCAACCAGCCACGTGATGGCTCAGTCGGTTTCTGCCCTATTTCCGGGCACAAAATTTGCTATCGGCCCTTCTATCGAAAATGGGTTTTACTACGATTTCGATTCTCCAGCCCGCTTCATGCCAGAAGACCTTTTAAAAATCGAGAAAAGGATGAAAGACATAATAACAAACAAACTCGAATTTATAAAGAAAGATGTAAGTAAACAGGAAGCCATAGATTTTTTTTCGAAAACCGGCCAAAAATATAAAATTGAGCTTATAAATGATATACCCGGGGAGACGGTTACTTTTTACCAGCAGGGAAGCTTTACCGACCTTTGCCGCGGCCCTCATGTAAAATCCACTTCAGAAATAAAATATTTCAAACTGCTTTCAGTTGCCGGCGCCTATTGGCGCGGGGACGAAAAGAGGGAACAGCTCCAACGCATTTATGGAACTGCGTTTCTTACCAAAGAAGAGTTGGATAAATACCTTGCTTTCCTTGAAGAAGCCAAAGCCCGGGACCACAGAAAACTGGGTAAAGAGCTTGATTTATTCAGCATCCAGGATGAAGTAGGCGCAGGCCTGATTCTCTGGCATCCAAAAGGCGCTTTAATGAGAAAGATAATTGAAGACTTTTGGAAAAATGCCCATTTAAAAAATGGTTATCAACTCCTTAATACACCCCATATAGCTCACCTTGAACTCTGGAATACAAGC of the Elusimicrobiota bacterium genome contains:
- a CDS encoding dihydropteroate synthase, which encodes MVENNLKKMYDEQAKSQSTLGRTWKKYMIIIGERINASRKTIFETIEKKDVNFIQQEAINQVNAGAHYLDVNCGTNIKDEPKNMEWLVPVIQEVVDVHLVIDSPNPEALDSGLKLCKHKPIVNSITAEKERIKNIAPLVEKYNADVIALTIIEEGMPHTALERLDIAKKIIDSVKTA